One stretch of Akkermansia sp. RCC_12PD DNA includes these proteins:
- a CDS encoding saccharopine dehydrogenase family protein: MNTVLIIGAGGVGHVVANKCAQLPEIFQNIHLASRTKSKCDAIADDVRARTGISITTHAVDADDVPSTVALIREVKPQLLINVALPYQDLTLMDACLETGVNYLDTANYEPRDVAKFEYSWQWAYQDKFRKAGLFALLGSGFDPGVTNVFTAWALKHHFDEIHTLDIIDVNGGDHGKAFATNFNPEINIREVTAPCRHWENGAFRETPAMSMHQSFNCPQEVGTYEIYRMYHEEMESLVKHIPTIRRAQFWMSFSPNYLKHLEVLQNVGLTRIDPVTYNGVEIIPLQFLKAVLPNPGDLGKTTKGKTCIGNVITGVKDGKFKAVYIYNICDHEKCFEEVGSQAISYTTGVPAMIGAEMILTGKWSGAGVFNMEQNDPDPFMEELNKRGLPWHCIELTEEQAKNLQVQ; the protein is encoded by the coding sequence ATGAATACAGTTTTAATCATCGGAGCAGGCGGCGTAGGCCATGTAGTAGCCAATAAATGCGCTCAACTGCCGGAAATTTTTCAGAACATTCACCTGGCTTCCCGCACAAAAAGCAAATGTGACGCCATTGCGGACGACGTGCGCGCCAGAACGGGCATCAGCATCACCACCCATGCCGTAGATGCGGACGACGTACCCTCCACTGTAGCCCTCATCCGGGAGGTAAAGCCGCAATTGCTGATCAATGTGGCCCTTCCCTACCAGGACCTCACCCTGATGGACGCCTGCCTGGAAACCGGCGTCAACTATCTGGACACCGCCAACTATGAACCCCGGGACGTAGCCAAATTCGAATACTCCTGGCAGTGGGCGTACCAAGACAAATTCCGCAAAGCCGGGCTCTTCGCCCTGCTCGGCTCCGGATTTGATCCGGGTGTGACCAACGTCTTCACGGCCTGGGCGCTCAAGCACCATTTTGATGAAATCCACACGCTGGACATCATCGACGTCAACGGCGGCGACCACGGCAAGGCCTTCGCCACCAATTTCAACCCGGAAATCAACATCCGCGAGGTGACGGCCCCCTGCCGCCACTGGGAAAACGGAGCCTTCCGGGAAACGCCCGCCATGAGCATGCACCAGAGCTTCAACTGCCCGCAGGAAGTGGGCACCTATGAAATCTACCGCATGTACCATGAAGAAATGGAAAGCCTGGTCAAGCACATCCCTACCATCCGCCGGGCTCAATTCTGGATGTCCTTTTCCCCGAACTACCTCAAGCACCTGGAAGTGCTGCAGAATGTGGGCCTGACCCGCATTGACCCGGTCACGTACAACGGCGTGGAAATCATTCCGCTGCAATTCTTGAAAGCCGTGTTGCCGAACCCCGGAGACCTTGGCAAAACGACCAAGGGAAAAACCTGCATCGGCAATGTCATCACCGGCGTCAAGGACGGCAAATTCAAGGCCGTGTACATCTACAACATTTGCGACCACGAAAAATGCTTTGAGGAAGTAGGCTCCCAGGCCATCTCCTACACCACGGGAGTTCCCGCCATGATCGGCGCGGAAATGATCCTCACGGGCAAATGGTCCGGAGCCGGAGTCTTCAACATGGAGCAGAACGACCCGGATCCGTTCATGGAGGAGCTCAACAAGCGCGGCCTGCCCTGGCACTGCATCGAACTCACGGAAGAACAGGCGAAAAACCTGCAAGTCCAGTAA
- a CDS encoding thioredoxin family protein, whose translation MIRQILPIVVAACIAPCFAAEGWLTDMDAAKKEAAEQKKDLMIEFTGSDWCPPCMQLRANVFSKPDFQKEAQKNFVLLELDYPRGKEQSAEMKAANQKLAEQYGVTGFPTVVFADASGKPFGGFVGGRPREDVVKAMQDALKNKEALQAAEASVAKASTDEAKVAALMEVLKLAPKEYVDNFYGDVKAEIKKLDKDDKSGLKAADAHADQLKKERKEVQDYLAGKMTANTTPAEALQVVKSYPDRDKLLPETQQELLMMEFGTFLNSTGDVDGAVLILDKVAELKPGTEAGQQAPRIKAGILANKDRIKAQIEAAKKAQNK comes from the coding sequence ATGATTAGACAAATTCTGCCAATAGTTGTTGCCGCCTGCATCGCACCCTGCTTTGCCGCGGAGGGATGGCTGACCGATATGGACGCCGCCAAAAAGGAAGCTGCCGAACAGAAGAAGGACTTGATGATCGAGTTCACCGGTTCCGACTGGTGTCCGCCCTGCATGCAGCTCCGCGCCAATGTGTTCAGCAAGCCTGATTTCCAGAAGGAAGCTCAAAAGAACTTTGTGCTGCTGGAACTGGATTATCCGCGCGGCAAGGAACAGTCCGCTGAAATGAAGGCGGCCAATCAGAAGCTTGCCGAACAGTACGGCGTGACGGGATTTCCGACCGTAGTATTTGCGGATGCTTCCGGCAAGCCCTTTGGAGGCTTTGTTGGCGGAAGGCCCAGGGAAGACGTCGTGAAAGCCATGCAGGACGCCCTGAAGAATAAGGAAGCCCTCCAGGCGGCGGAAGCCAGCGTTGCGAAGGCTTCCACGGATGAAGCCAAGGTTGCTGCGCTAATGGAAGTTCTTAAGCTGGCCCCCAAAGAGTATGTGGACAATTTCTACGGTGACGTGAAAGCGGAAATCAAGAAGCTGGACAAGGACGACAAGTCCGGTCTGAAAGCTGCGGATGCCCACGCCGACCAGCTCAAGAAGGAACGGAAGGAAGTGCAGGATTACCTGGCCGGCAAAATGACGGCCAATACCACGCCCGCCGAAGCTCTTCAGGTAGTGAAGTCCTATCCCGACCGCGACAAACTTCTTCCGGAAACCCAGCAGGAATTGCTGATGATGGAATTCGGCACTTTCCTGAATTCTACAGGTGATGTGGACGGCGCCGTACTGATTCTGGACAAGGTCGCGGAATTGAAGCCTGGTACGGAAGCGGGCCAGCAGGCCCCCCGCATCAAGGCTGGAATCCTTGCCAACAAGGACCGGATCAAGGCTCAGATTGAAGCTGCTAAAAAAGCTCAGAACAAGTAG
- a CDS encoding alpha-L-fucosidase, producing MFKFKHHLFCLLALFAGASLAAAAADTAPWLRAWINGEEITGTTLESRYSTPDDEPASPVIRWERSDSRNGKPILVQQGKDKESYTLTDKDAGQYFRIIVGSGTKDAIASPWIGPVITEKQAESINNRFDSANTYQENVDALQKELSEKLKDAVYFTVETGQLHGSPYAMVNNERVPLPEDIRPFRENGKIYVNQPFVQAVFKKELPDEIMEEAGGQKAYEIGNAARALKLNLWLGDKEKAPVPNFRLQPMAEGLVVFTPEKNIFSPVKDRDLVNEAINRLFDFKANEEQLQWFRDAKFGMFIHWNPSSLLEREISWERNAARPFDSNSGKKNVMDFEYDSTYRRFNPKQYDPKKWISVARKSGMKYAVLTSKHHDSFCNFPSAYDTFTITNTPYGKDIVGQFAAAVHAAGLKLGFYYSGRDWYNPYYLTNQHYRYLEYYFGQISELLTRYGQVDIIWFDNLGNSSLNQWDPRTMIRRIKQYQPDILINNRMNGTRGGNKGPLAEDLKGDFLTPECKLGPFNDKTPWESCMTVADIPGTRWTGNWSYTSKAKVKPLEESIKFLINNTVKDGNLLYNIGPTPLGTFVPEQADTFLAMGKWIAPYREAIYGTRGGPYKDMPWGGSCYKMNRNGKKTVYLHVSPLIAQKGKELKGSEHLFIKDTGEKFTKATIIVDGKFNGKKAKLEKEDGQYKITLPEGMSWDKWDTVIKLQ from the coding sequence ATGTTTAAATTCAAACATCATCTGTTTTGCCTCCTGGCCTTGTTTGCAGGCGCCTCCCTGGCGGCAGCGGCGGCAGACACGGCCCCCTGGCTCAGGGCCTGGATCAATGGGGAAGAAATAACGGGAACCACGTTGGAAAGCCGCTACAGCACCCCGGACGACGAACCTGCCAGTCCCGTCATCCGCTGGGAAAGGAGTGATTCGAGAAACGGCAAACCCATTCTTGTCCAGCAGGGAAAGGACAAGGAATCGTACACGCTGACGGACAAGGACGCAGGCCAGTACTTCCGCATCATCGTGGGCAGCGGCACGAAAGACGCCATTGCCAGTCCGTGGATAGGTCCGGTGATCACGGAAAAACAGGCGGAAAGCATCAATAACCGCTTTGATTCCGCCAACACCTACCAGGAAAATGTGGATGCCCTTCAGAAAGAGCTGTCGGAAAAACTCAAAGACGCCGTCTATTTCACCGTGGAAACCGGCCAGCTCCACGGTTCACCCTACGCCATGGTCAATAACGAACGGGTGCCTCTTCCTGAAGATATCCGGCCCTTCCGGGAAAACGGGAAAATCTATGTAAACCAGCCTTTTGTTCAAGCCGTTTTCAAAAAGGAACTGCCCGACGAGATCATGGAGGAAGCGGGGGGCCAGAAAGCCTACGAAATAGGCAACGCAGCCAGGGCGCTGAAACTCAATCTCTGGCTGGGGGACAAGGAGAAGGCGCCCGTACCCAATTTCCGGCTTCAGCCCATGGCCGAGGGCTTGGTGGTCTTCACTCCGGAGAAAAACATCTTCTCCCCGGTCAAGGACCGCGACCTGGTCAATGAAGCCATTAACCGGCTCTTCGACTTCAAGGCCAATGAAGAACAGCTCCAATGGTTCCGAGACGCCAAATTTGGCATGTTCATCCACTGGAACCCTTCCTCATTGCTGGAACGGGAAATCAGTTGGGAACGCAATGCCGCCCGTCCCTTTGACAGCAACAGCGGCAAGAAAAACGTCATGGATTTCGAATACGATTCCACTTACCGCCGTTTCAATCCCAAACAATATGACCCCAAAAAATGGATATCCGTCGCCAGGAAGAGCGGCATGAAATATGCCGTGCTGACGAGCAAGCACCACGACAGTTTCTGCAACTTCCCCTCTGCCTACGATACGTTTACCATCACCAATACCCCTTACGGCAAGGACATTGTGGGCCAATTTGCAGCGGCGGTGCATGCGGCCGGGCTTAAACTAGGCTTCTACTACTCCGGACGGGACTGGTACAACCCCTATTACCTGACCAACCAGCATTACCGCTATCTGGAATATTACTTCGGACAAATCAGCGAACTGCTTACCCGCTACGGGCAGGTGGACATCATCTGGTTCGACAACCTGGGCAACAGCTCCCTCAACCAGTGGGATCCCCGCACCATGATCCGCCGCATCAAGCAATACCAGCCCGACATTCTGATCAACAACCGCATGAACGGCACCAGAGGAGGCAACAAGGGTCCCCTGGCGGAAGACCTGAAAGGCGATTTTCTGACTCCGGAATGCAAGCTGGGACCGTTCAATGACAAAACTCCCTGGGAAAGCTGCATGACAGTGGCCGACATTCCCGGCACCCGCTGGACAGGCAACTGGTCCTACACCTCCAAAGCCAAAGTCAAGCCACTGGAAGAATCCATCAAATTCCTGATCAACAACACAGTCAAGGACGGAAACCTGCTTTACAACATCGGGCCGACTCCGCTGGGCACCTTCGTCCCCGAACAGGCCGATACCTTCCTGGCCATGGGCAAGTGGATCGCCCCCTACCGTGAGGCTATCTACGGCACGCGCGGCGGCCCCTACAAGGATATGCCCTGGGGCGGAAGCTGCTACAAAATGAACCGCAACGGCAAAAAAACCGTTTACCTCCACGTCAGCCCCCTGATTGCGCAGAAAGGAAAAGAACTGAAAGGTTCCGAACACCTGTTCATCAAGGATACGGGTGAGAAATTCACTAAGGCGACAATAATCGTGGACGGCAAGTTCAACGGAAAGAAAGCCAAGCTGGAGAAGGAAGACGGCCAGTACAAAATCACGCTTCCCGAAGGCATGTCCTGGGACAAATGGGATACCGTCATCAAGCTTCAATAA
- a CDS encoding peptide ABC transporter substrate-binding protein, giving the protein MRLFMIFCVMFLLAGCDTHTSVERAQEDGILIVGNNTEPQSFDPHVATSVSDFKIINAVMEGLLRGDSRKDSVFHPAVAESWAHNPEADVWRFFLRKDAVWSDGTPLTAHDFVYAYHRLLHPEFGGRYADMLYPLKNAEAYNRNFRSLILCGPGSAFAAEYRLDAALMDCVDWKKLDGMDAPELEELAREPFLMEWPAGMPAGAAKRMAAIMLEDVRAGRPDLWDAAHVGARAVDDHTLELAMRSPMPQLPLLLLHCTWFPVPRHAVEAHGGMLSRAGAWTRPGAAVGNGPFVMAEHRFNDYVEVRRNPRYRNAAAVRLNGVRFLPTVNGFTETRMFFNGKMHVTNNVPPEMTAYARERGGADFCQDDYYVTIFYRLNTGHGPLKDARVRKALSMAVDREALVRDVVCGGGQPCFGFTPHGAGYSTPHGVEFNPEKARALLAEAGFPGGEGFPRLELMTTSREVQKTMAEAIQGMWKKHLGIHVEIRSCEWTAYKFAQNSMQYDLSSSSWSGDYLDPSSFLDLWSAASGNNNTGWSHPEYERLLAESRATGDQTKRMALLARAEALMLSESPVIPLYWARRSYLKRPEVQGWHPLLLDNHLFEDISLRAPQAARKGERP; this is encoded by the coding sequence ATGCGCCTGTTCATGATTTTCTGCGTGATGTTCCTGCTTGCAGGATGCGACACGCATACCAGCGTGGAACGGGCGCAGGAAGACGGGATTCTGATTGTGGGTAATAACACGGAGCCCCAGAGTTTTGATCCGCACGTAGCCACCTCCGTTTCCGACTTCAAGATCATCAATGCCGTGATGGAGGGGCTGCTGCGCGGGGATTCCCGGAAGGATTCCGTTTTTCATCCCGCCGTGGCGGAATCGTGGGCGCACAATCCGGAAGCGGACGTATGGCGGTTTTTCCTGCGGAAGGATGCCGTGTGGAGCGACGGGACTCCGCTGACGGCCCATGACTTCGTGTATGCCTATCATCGCTTGTTGCATCCGGAATTCGGCGGCAGGTATGCGGATATGCTTTATCCCCTGAAGAATGCGGAGGCGTACAACAGGAATTTCCGCAGTCTGATTTTATGCGGTCCCGGCTCCGCATTTGCCGCGGAATACAGGCTGGATGCGGCCCTGATGGACTGCGTGGACTGGAAGAAGCTGGACGGCATGGATGCCCCGGAACTGGAAGAACTGGCCCGGGAGCCGTTCCTGATGGAATGGCCCGCCGGAATGCCGGCGGGTGCCGCAAAACGGATGGCGGCCATCATGCTGGAAGACGTCCGCGCCGGACGCCCTGATTTGTGGGATGCCGCGCATGTGGGCGCGCGCGCCGTGGACGACCATACCCTGGAGCTGGCGATGCGCTCCCCGATGCCCCAGCTTCCCCTGCTGCTTTTGCACTGCACCTGGTTTCCGGTCCCCCGCCATGCAGTGGAGGCCCATGGAGGCATGCTGAGCCGGGCGGGGGCATGGACCAGGCCCGGAGCGGCCGTGGGCAACGGTCCTTTTGTGATGGCGGAGCACCGTTTCAATGACTATGTGGAGGTGAGGCGGAATCCCCGGTACCGGAATGCCGCGGCGGTCCGCCTGAACGGAGTCCGCTTTCTTCCCACCGTGAACGGATTTACGGAAACCCGCATGTTTTTCAACGGCAAGATGCACGTGACCAACAACGTGCCGCCGGAGATGACGGCGTACGCACGGGAGCGCGGCGGCGCGGACTTCTGCCAGGACGATTATTACGTGACTATTTTTTACCGGCTGAATACCGGGCACGGGCCGTTGAAGGACGCCCGCGTGCGGAAGGCCCTTTCCATGGCCGTGGACAGGGAGGCGCTGGTGCGGGACGTGGTGTGCGGGGGAGGCCAGCCGTGCTTCGGCTTCACGCCGCACGGCGCGGGGTACAGCACGCCGCACGGCGTGGAATTCAATCCGGAAAAGGCGCGCGCCCTGCTGGCGGAGGCCGGGTTTCCCGGTGGGGAGGGATTCCCCCGGCTGGAATTGATGACTACTTCCCGCGAGGTGCAGAAGACGATGGCGGAGGCCATCCAGGGCATGTGGAAAAAACACTTGGGGATTCATGTGGAGATACGTTCCTGTGAATGGACCGCCTACAAATTCGCCCAAAATTCCATGCAGTATGATTTGAGTTCCTCCTCCTGGTCCGGGGATTACCTGGACCCGTCCAGTTTTCTGGATTTGTGGAGCGCCGCTTCCGGCAACAACAACACGGGCTGGTCACATCCGGAATATGAACGCCTGCTGGCGGAAAGCCGGGCCACGGGGGACCAGACAAAGCGCATGGCCCTGCTGGCCCGCGCGGAAGCCCTGATGCTGTCGGAATCCCCCGTGATTCCGCTGTACTGGGCCAGGCGCTCCTACCTGAAGAGGCCGGAGGTGCAGGGCTGGCATCCCCTCCTGCTGGACAACCATTTGTTTGAAGATATCAGCCTGCGCGCCCCGCAGGCCGCAAGAAAGGGGGAACGGCCGTGA
- a CDS encoding ABC transporter permease, with the protein MILKRMGQGILVLFVLETVTFFLIRMLPGHPFMGEKKLPEHVLHQLQASYGLDQSALVQYGRYWWNMLAHGDLGPSLVKEGISVADMIGQSFPVSLHLGVLGMVISIMVGIPAGILGALYKNRWIDWWVMLVSMAGICVPAFVVAPLLGVGLGMHVPGLSVAGWDTPGCVLLPALTLGLVNAAYLARLTRGGMLEVLSQDFIRTARAKGAGPFRVVWKHALRGGLIPAISYLGPAFAAMITGSFVVETCFQVPGMGQHFVNATTDRDYFLIQGLVLFYGILIVAANLAVDLVQMAVNPRLRVES; encoded by the coding sequence ATGATCCTGAAACGCATGGGGCAGGGGATCCTGGTCCTCTTTGTGCTGGAAACGGTGACGTTTTTCCTGATCCGCATGCTCCCCGGCCACCCCTTCATGGGGGAAAAGAAGCTGCCCGAACACGTTCTGCACCAGTTGCAGGCCAGTTACGGGCTGGACCAGAGCGCCCTTGTCCAGTACGGGCGCTATTGGTGGAACATGCTGGCCCACGGCGACCTGGGGCCTTCCCTGGTGAAGGAGGGCATCAGCGTGGCGGACATGATCGGGCAGTCCTTCCCGGTTTCCCTCCATCTGGGCGTCCTCGGCATGGTGATTTCCATCATGGTGGGGATTCCCGCCGGCATTCTGGGCGCCCTGTATAAAAACCGCTGGATTGACTGGTGGGTGATGCTGGTGTCCATGGCGGGCATCTGCGTTCCCGCCTTCGTCGTGGCTCCGCTGCTGGGCGTGGGGCTGGGTATGCATGTGCCCGGCCTGAGCGTGGCGGGGTGGGACACCCCCGGCTGCGTGCTGCTGCCGGCTCTGACGCTGGGTCTCGTAAACGCCGCCTACCTCGCCCGGCTGACGCGCGGCGGCATGCTTGAGGTTCTGAGCCAGGATTTCATCAGGACGGCCCGAGCCAAGGGAGCAGGGCCTTTCCGGGTAGTCTGGAAGCATGCCCTGCGTGGCGGCCTGATTCCGGCCATTTCCTATCTGGGGCCGGCTTTTGCCGCCATGATTACCGGCTCTTTCGTGGTGGAAACCTGCTTTCAGGTGCCCGGAATGGGCCAGCACTTCGTGAACGCTACCACGGACCGGGATTATTTCCTCATCCAGGGGCTGGTGTTGTTTTACGGCATTCTGATCGTCGCGGCCAATCTGGCTGTAGACCTGGTTCAGATGGCCGTTAACCCGAGACTGAGAGTGGAGTCATGA
- a CDS encoding ABC transporter permease translates to MKKESLNVPEEQGSSLWKDAFLRLSRNSAAMCSLLALVLIVASCFLVPLLPWLPHPNVQDLSRIAEAPSWDHWFGTDQLGRDLLARVLYGGRISLLVGVVATGVSLVIGVAYGLVSGYAGGRLDALMMRLVDVLFALPFIVLVIIFSLSVEDPSRQLTQWISDITGWSVEMVSPITGLIPLFIAIGALGWLTLARIVRTQTLELKGREFVEAARSLGLGHVKILFRHIAPNLFGSVIVYTTLAVPGIMLLEAVLSFLGLGVKAPNSSWGTLIKEGADRMEVSPELLLFPALLFSVTLLALNFLGDGLRDALDPKSSKD, encoded by the coding sequence ATGAAAAAAGAAAGCCTGAACGTGCCGGAGGAACAGGGTTCCTCTCTGTGGAAGGACGCTTTTCTGCGGCTTTCTAGAAACAGTGCGGCCATGTGCTCCCTGCTGGCCCTGGTCCTGATCGTGGCCTCCTGTTTTCTGGTGCCCCTGCTGCCGTGGCTTCCGCATCCCAATGTGCAGGACCTGTCGCGCATCGCGGAAGCCCCTTCCTGGGACCACTGGTTCGGCACGGACCAGCTGGGGCGGGATCTTCTGGCGCGCGTGCTGTACGGCGGCCGCATCTCCCTGCTGGTCGGCGTGGTCGCCACGGGCGTGTCCCTGGTCATCGGCGTGGCGTATGGCTTGGTTTCCGGCTATGCCGGGGGCAGGCTGGATGCCCTGATGATGCGCCTGGTGGACGTGCTTTTCGCTCTGCCGTTCATTGTGCTGGTGATCATTTTCTCCCTCTCCGTGGAGGACCCTTCCCGGCAGCTCACGCAGTGGATATCCGACATTACCGGATGGTCCGTGGAAATGGTGAGCCCCATTACCGGGCTTATTCCGCTCTTCATTGCCATCGGTGCGCTGGGGTGGCTTACGCTGGCGCGTATCGTCCGCACGCAGACTCTGGAATTGAAAGGGCGGGAATTTGTGGAGGCGGCCCGTTCCCTGGGCTTAGGGCATGTAAAAATCCTCTTCCGCCACATAGCTCCGAATTTGTTCGGCTCCGTGATCGTGTACACGACGCTGGCCGTACCGGGAATCATGCTGCTGGAAGCCGTCCTTTCCTTTCTGGGATTGGGCGTAAAGGCCCCCAATTCTTCCTGGGGCACGCTCATCAAGGAGGGAGCGGACCGGATGGAAGTGAGCCCGGAACTGCTCCTGTTCCCGGCCCTGCTGTTCTCCGTGACCCTGCTGGCGCTGAATTTTCTGGGGGACGGACTGCGGGACGCGCTGGACCCGAAGTCCTCCAAGGATTGA
- a CDS encoding DMT family protein: protein MKVALTIAMLVVSNVFMTWAWYGHLKKGSPVDDKPLLLIILMSWGLAFFEYCFMIPANRIGNAGGLNVAQLKIMQEVITLCVFVPFALFYIGEKWKWDYLWAFLCVLGAVFFVNRERLMG, encoded by the coding sequence ATGAAAGTTGCTTTGACGATTGCGATGCTGGTCGTTTCCAACGTCTTCATGACGTGGGCATGGTACGGCCATTTGAAGAAGGGTTCCCCGGTGGACGACAAACCCCTGCTGCTCATTATCCTGATGAGCTGGGGGCTGGCGTTCTTTGAATATTGCTTTATGATTCCCGCCAACCGTATCGGCAATGCGGGCGGCCTGAACGTGGCGCAGCTCAAAATTATGCAGGAGGTGATCACGCTGTGCGTCTTTGTGCCCTTCGCCCTGTTCTACATCGGGGAGAAATGGAAGTGGGATTACCTCTGGGCTTTCCTGTGCGTGCTGGGAGCTGTTTTCTTTGTCAATAGGGAGCGTTTGATGGGGTGA
- the tyrS gene encoding tyrosine--tRNA ligase, translated as MLANAETYTKQAFKILDRDKTEIVYNGDWFRKMSYEEVLKLNARVTMQQMLAREDFKARMESGKEVRLHEIQYPIMQGWDSVEIRADVELGGTDQLFNILVGRDLQKEQGMMPQIAMTMPLLEGLDGVRKMSKSYGNYVGVDEAPEMMFGKMMSASDELMDRYYLVLLGEKRDMELHPMEAKKLLAWKITARYHDAAAADAARADWETRFSKRDLAAADLPEVELSSLPGGMNALALVGFIFETVFQLKKSNGVLRKEHFTPGAIQLNDVKVTDPSSALELAPGSILRLSRKHAVRFK; from the coding sequence GTGCTGGCCAATGCGGAGACGTATACCAAGCAGGCTTTCAAGATTCTGGACCGGGACAAGACGGAAATTGTGTACAACGGGGACTGGTTCCGCAAGATGTCTTATGAAGAGGTGCTGAAACTCAATGCTCGCGTCACCATGCAGCAGATGCTGGCACGCGAGGACTTCAAGGCCCGCATGGAAAGCGGCAAGGAGGTGCGCCTGCACGAAATCCAGTATCCGATCATGCAGGGCTGGGATTCCGTGGAAATCCGTGCGGACGTGGAGCTGGGAGGCACGGACCAGTTATTCAACATTCTGGTGGGGCGCGATTTACAGAAAGAGCAGGGCATGATGCCCCAGATAGCCATGACGATGCCTCTGCTGGAGGGGCTGGACGGCGTGCGCAAGATGTCCAAATCCTACGGAAACTACGTGGGCGTGGATGAAGCGCCGGAAATGATGTTCGGCAAGATGATGAGCGCCAGCGATGAGCTGATGGACCGCTACTACCTCGTTCTTCTGGGGGAAAAGCGGGATATGGAACTGCACCCCATGGAAGCCAAAAAGCTGCTGGCCTGGAAGATCACGGCCCGCTACCATGACGCCGCCGCTGCGGACGCCGCGCGCGCGGACTGGGAAACCCGTTTTTCCAAAAGGGATCTCGCCGCCGCGGACTTGCCGGAAGTGGAGCTCTCCTCCCTGCCCGGCGGAATGAATGCTCTGGCCTTGGTGGGCTTCATCTTTGAAACGGTATTCCAGTTGAAAAAATCCAACGGCGTGCTGCGCAAGGAGCATTTCACTCCCGGCGCCATCCAGTTGAACGACGTCAAGGTGACGGACCCCTCTTCCGCGCTTGAACTGGCGCCCGGCAGCATTCTGCGTCTGAGCAGGAAGCACGCCGTGCGTTTCAAGTAA
- a CDS encoding bile acid:sodium symporter family protein: MPGFLSKLDRFTVGLVVSVSAGILVPCSGVWDTVFSRLSDAAIILLFFLYGAKLSRRSVWEGLMHWRLQSLVAASTFVIFPLLGILSIPMWNAVLGPDLCMGMLYVCMLPSTVQSSIAFTSMAGGNVAAAICSASVSSLLGVFLTPLLVGLVWSRGGSDGVDFSTFLNICYIILVPFVAGQAAQRWIGKWVVAHRNVTSWTDHSTIWLVIYTAFSHAMINGVWKNLPWLSLVEVLGFCSVLLAVVLWLTAFLSRRLRFSREDRIAIIFCGSKKSLATGIPMMNVIFAGSPIGLLVIPIMIFHQLQLMVCSILARRWGRDLEDKKDGSL; this comes from the coding sequence ATGCCGGGATTCCTTTCCAAATTGGACCGTTTCACCGTCGGCCTGGTGGTAAGCGTGAGCGCGGGGATTCTGGTTCCTTGTTCCGGCGTGTGGGATACCGTCTTCAGCCGCTTGAGCGATGCCGCCATCATCCTGCTCTTTTTCCTGTACGGAGCCAAGCTTTCCCGCCGCTCCGTGTGGGAGGGGCTGATGCACTGGCGGCTTCAGAGCCTGGTGGCCGCGAGCACTTTCGTGATCTTTCCCCTGCTGGGCATCCTGAGCATTCCCATGTGGAATGCCGTGCTGGGGCCCGACCTGTGCATGGGGATGCTCTACGTGTGCATGCTGCCTTCTACCGTCCAGTCCAGCATTGCGTTCACCTCCATGGCGGGAGGCAATGTGGCGGCGGCCATTTGTTCCGCTTCTGTTTCCAGCCTGCTGGGGGTGTTTTTGACTCCTCTTCTCGTGGGGCTGGTATGGTCGCGCGGCGGGTCGGACGGTGTGGACTTTTCTACCTTCCTGAACATTTGCTACATTATCCTGGTGCCGTTTGTGGCCGGGCAGGCCGCCCAGCGCTGGATAGGCAAATGGGTGGTGGCGCACAGGAACGTCACTTCCTGGACGGACCACAGCACGATCTGGCTGGTTATTTACACGGCGTTCAGCCATGCCATGATCAACGGCGTCTGGAAGAACCTGCCCTGGCTTTCCCTGGTGGAGGTGCTGGGGTTCTGCTCCGTTCTACTGGCGGTCGTTCTCTGGCTGACGGCTTTTCTTTCCCGCAGGCTCCGTTTTTCACGGGAAGACCGGATTGCGATCATCTTCTGCGGTTCCAAAAAAAGCCTAGCTACCGGCATCCCGATGATGAACGTGATTTTTGCCGGTTCCCCCATCGGTCTGCTGGTCATCCCCATCATGATTTTCCACCAGCTCCAGTTGATGGTTTGTTCCATCCTGGCCCGGAGGTGGGGCAGGGACCTGGAGGACAAGAAGGACGGTTCCCTGTAG